A window of Marinobacter salarius contains these coding sequences:
- a CDS encoding ABC transporter permease, translated as MSLKLENRAGRSLLTAAPWLFFVALVLLWELVCQGFSLPAYVLPAPSAIVEAFFNVEMSRWFTHLWATLRVALMGFAASILVAIPIAIAMMRSELLSRTLFPLLVVVQSTPVVAVAPLIIVLMGSDDPSRVLITCLLTFFPLVVSTATGINETPDELVELSRSLDAPLRRETWQIRIPYAIPHIFSGLRVAITLAIIGAVVAEFVAAEEGLGYFIQFSTSFFRIPQAFAGLFFLAVVSLLLFKSVHWAQQIFFPWSLPKKQG; from the coding sequence ATGAGCCTGAAGCTTGAGAATAGGGCCGGCCGCTCCCTGTTGACGGCGGCGCCCTGGTTGTTCTTTGTGGCGCTGGTTCTGCTATGGGAACTGGTTTGTCAGGGGTTCTCTTTGCCGGCCTATGTATTGCCAGCCCCCTCGGCCATCGTCGAGGCTTTTTTCAATGTGGAGATGAGCCGCTGGTTTACCCATCTGTGGGCGACCCTGCGGGTGGCTTTGATGGGGTTCGCGGCGTCCATCCTGGTGGCGATTCCCATTGCCATCGCCATGATGCGATCGGAGCTGCTGTCGCGCACTCTCTTTCCGTTACTGGTGGTGGTTCAATCCACCCCGGTGGTGGCGGTTGCGCCACTGATCATCGTATTGATGGGGTCCGATGACCCATCACGGGTATTGATTACCTGCCTGCTGACGTTCTTCCCGCTGGTGGTTTCGACTGCGACCGGGATCAACGAAACCCCCGATGAACTGGTTGAATTGAGTCGTTCGCTGGATGCCCCGCTGCGTAGGGAAACCTGGCAGATCCGGATTCCTTACGCCATTCCGCATATTTTCAGCGGCCTGCGCGTGGCCATCACTCTGGCCATTATCGGCGCCGTGGTGGCGGAATTTGTTGCCGCCGAAGAGGGACTGGGTTACTTCATTCAGTTCTCGACGTCGTTTTTCCGGATTCCGCAGGCCTTCGCGGGGCTGTTCTTTCTGGCAGTGGTCAGCCTGTTGCTGTTCAAGTCGGTGCACTGGGCGCAGCAGATCTTTTTCCCATGGAGCCTGCCCAAAAAACAGGGCTAA
- a CDS encoding DMT family transporter — MSRSTSVMPASGAGYAWRNGYLLVAFTALAWGINFPIMKIGLAYSPPLLYTTLRMVLGTLTMFLIARMMGILRMPHRADIPVVFSVGILQNMGFITLVTFGMQYMPAGRAAILAYTSPIWVVPAAALFLGERLTLFRALGAGFGLAGLLAIFNPLTVDWHAEGMVTGGGLIVLATIVWTAGLIHVRRHQWRGDVLSLIPWQLLSSLLLLVPLALFVEDLATIRWEPAFLVNIFFSGAIASGLCVAAQVGAIRSLPAVTMSLSSAAVPAVGLLSSAVVLNEQPSGSDIFGFCLVGLGILVVGLADRRQAQRARNIAYQNGIN, encoded by the coding sequence ATGTCGCGGTCTACTTCGGTAATGCCTGCATCGGGTGCCGGCTATGCTTGGCGCAACGGGTACCTGCTGGTGGCCTTTACCGCACTGGCCTGGGGGATTAATTTCCCCATCATGAAGATAGGCCTGGCCTACAGCCCGCCGCTGTTGTACACGACCTTGAGGATGGTCCTCGGGACCCTCACCATGTTCTTGATTGCGCGAATGATGGGCATTCTCCGGATGCCGCACCGGGCGGACATACCGGTGGTTTTCTCCGTGGGCATTCTTCAGAACATGGGGTTTATCACCTTGGTGACCTTTGGCATGCAGTATATGCCCGCCGGTCGGGCGGCGATTCTGGCCTATACTTCACCAATCTGGGTGGTGCCGGCAGCCGCCTTGTTCCTCGGCGAGCGCTTAACCTTGTTCAGGGCATTGGGTGCCGGATTTGGACTCGCTGGACTGCTGGCTATATTTAATCCACTGACCGTCGACTGGCACGCTGAAGGGATGGTGACCGGGGGCGGATTGATCGTTCTGGCGACGATTGTCTGGACGGCAGGACTGATTCATGTCCGTCGGCATCAGTGGCGCGGGGATGTGCTGTCGCTGATACCCTGGCAACTGCTTTCGTCATTGCTGCTATTGGTACCCTTGGCCCTTTTCGTGGAAGACCTTGCTACCATCCGATGGGAGCCAGCTTTTCTGGTGAACATCTTCTTCAGCGGCGCCATTGCATCGGGCCTTTGCGTTGCAGCTCAGGTCGGTGCCATCCGGTCTTTACCCGCAGTGACCATGTCGCTGAGTTCCGCCGCGGTTCCAGCGGTTGGGCTGCTCTCATCTGCCGTTGTTCTGAATGAACAGCCGAGCGGCTCGGATATTTTCGGGTTCTGCTTGGTTGGTCTGGGAATTCTGGTGGTCGGGCTAGCGGATCGACGACAGGCTCAGCGCGCGCGGAATATTGCTTATCAGAATGGAATTAATTAA
- a CDS encoding ABC transporter substrate-binding protein, with translation MKMKLSTVLGGSIMMAGLVAFSPVNADELDKVVFGTNWYAQAEHGGFYQALATGLYEGHGLDVEIRMGGPQVNGTQLLVTGRYDLLMGYPIGNINAVEKGLPVMTVAASMQGDPQSLVAHPHVESIEQIKEEGLPIYLATHAHSTFWPWLKAEYGFEDDVVHAYTFSVAPFLTDESIVQQGYLSSEPFAIQKGGIEPNVFLLSDYGYPPYATTIETTTDMIEERPDVVKRFVQASMEGWQSYLENPEPGNKLIMQENPEMTPEQIAYGIEKIKDYELVTGGDAGTQGIGVMTEERWTKIKDFMVGAGLASADLDLSKVFTLEFLPEEPVLP, from the coding sequence ATGAAGATGAAGCTAAGCACCGTTCTGGGTGGTTCGATCATGATGGCCGGCCTGGTCGCTTTTTCGCCGGTAAATGCGGACGAGTTGGATAAGGTCGTATTTGGAACCAACTGGTATGCCCAAGCTGAGCATGGTGGCTTTTATCAAGCACTGGCAACAGGCCTTTACGAGGGGCACGGGCTGGATGTAGAAATCAGAATGGGTGGCCCGCAGGTAAACGGAACCCAGTTGTTGGTAACTGGGCGCTATGACCTGCTCATGGGCTATCCCATTGGCAACATTAACGCGGTCGAGAAGGGCTTGCCCGTTATGACCGTGGCTGCCTCCATGCAGGGAGATCCTCAGTCATTGGTTGCGCATCCCCACGTTGAATCCATTGAGCAGATCAAGGAAGAGGGCCTGCCCATTTATCTGGCAACCCATGCCCATTCCACCTTTTGGCCATGGCTGAAGGCAGAGTACGGGTTCGAAGACGATGTTGTGCACGCCTATACCTTCAGTGTTGCGCCATTTCTGACCGATGAAAGCATTGTTCAGCAGGGCTACCTCTCGTCGGAGCCTTTTGCAATCCAGAAAGGGGGAATTGAGCCGAACGTCTTCCTGTTGTCGGACTACGGTTACCCTCCGTACGCCACCACCATCGAAACCACAACCGACATGATTGAAGAGCGGCCAGACGTGGTCAAACGGTTTGTGCAGGCAAGCATGGAAGGCTGGCAAAGCTACCTGGAGAACCCGGAGCCCGGGAACAAGCTCATCATGCAGGAAAACCCTGAGATGACGCCTGAGCAAATTGCCTATGGCATCGAAAAGATCAAGGACTACGAACTGGTGACTGGCGGCGACGCGGGAACCCAGGGAATTGGAGTGATGACCGAAGAACGTTGGACGAAGATCAAGGATTTCATGGTTGGCGCAGGCCTTGCGTCGGCAGATCTTGATCTCAGCAAGGTTTTCACCCTGGAATTTCTGCCCGAAGAGCCGGTGCTGCCGTAA
- a CDS encoding ABC transporter permease, which translates to MKTPLIQNERFVQVAAPLLVGVLVLLMWQLTVVAFEVPKYIVPSPVDIGQSLVSDFNSLFNALMMTLKVTFLAFAISVVLGVAASLLFVQSKWIEISLFPYAVLMQVTPIVAIAPLIIIWVNDTTWALTICAVIVAIFPIISNTTLGLRSVDPNLLSMFRMYRTSRWQELVRLRVPSALPYFFGGLRISSGLALIGAVVAEFVAGTGGAKAGLAYMILQSGYNLQIPKMFAALILITVTGILLFALMVWMSDRALRNWHESALKVEH; encoded by the coding sequence ATGAAAACACCATTGATCCAGAACGAGCGCTTTGTTCAGGTCGCTGCCCCTTTGCTTGTGGGAGTCTTGGTGCTTCTGATGTGGCAATTGACGGTGGTGGCGTTTGAAGTACCGAAATACATTGTGCCCAGCCCCGTGGATATCGGGCAGTCGCTGGTGTCTGATTTCAATTCGCTGTTTAATGCCTTGATGATGACCCTCAAGGTAACCTTCCTGGCCTTTGCTATTTCGGTGGTTCTGGGAGTGGCGGCCTCGTTGCTGTTCGTGCAGAGCAAGTGGATTGAGATCAGTCTGTTCCCCTATGCGGTGCTGATGCAGGTAACACCGATTGTGGCCATTGCGCCATTGATCATCATCTGGGTAAACGACACCACGTGGGCTCTGACCATCTGTGCGGTGATCGTAGCTATTTTCCCGATTATCTCCAACACCACACTGGGGCTGCGAAGTGTCGATCCGAACCTGTTGAGCATGTTCCGGATGTATCGCACCAGCCGCTGGCAGGAATTGGTGCGTTTACGTGTTCCGAGCGCCCTGCCTTACTTCTTCGGAGGCTTGCGCATCAGTTCCGGGCTGGCTTTGATCGGTGCGGTGGTGGCCGAGTTCGTTGCTGGTACCGGGGGAGCCAAGGCCGGCCTGGCCTACATGATCCTGCAATCCGGCTACAATCTGCAGATTCCCAAAATGTTTGCGGCGCTGATTCTGATCACCGTAACGGGAATCCTGTTGTTCGCACTGATGGTCTGGATGTCCGACCGGGCACTGCGTAACTGGCATGAGAGTGCATTGAAGGTCGAGCACTGA
- a CDS encoding ABC transporter ATP-binding protein — MTEPATNRPFVRLSGVGHRYDPNPAIPPAVTGIELDIRRHEFVAVVGPSGCGKSTLLRMIAGLLTPTEGQVSVFGKQVSGPRDDVGIVFQKPTLLPWLTVRKNVLFPLKHKFGRYGRDDEKRADALLAMAGLESFANKMPNELSGGMQQRVGIVRALLLNPDILLMDEPFSALDAMTREQIGFDLLKIWQENPKTVLFITHSIAEAVLLADRVLVMSKRPGTVLEMVDVDLPRPRTTQTISEPRFGQLTERLRKHIYEPEA, encoded by the coding sequence ATGACTGAGCCCGCCACTAATCGTCCGTTTGTGCGGCTCTCCGGAGTCGGGCACCGTTACGATCCCAACCCGGCAATCCCGCCCGCGGTCACCGGTATTGAACTGGACATCCGCCGTCACGAGTTCGTGGCGGTGGTGGGACCTTCCGGCTGCGGAAAATCCACCTTGCTGCGGATGATTGCCGGGCTGTTGACCCCAACAGAGGGACAGGTCTCGGTATTTGGAAAGCAGGTCTCCGGACCCCGGGACGACGTTGGTATCGTGTTTCAGAAACCAACGCTGTTGCCTTGGCTGACTGTCCGAAAGAACGTGCTTTTCCCGCTCAAGCACAAGTTCGGCCGTTACGGTCGTGACGATGAAAAGCGTGCGGACGCCTTGCTGGCCATGGCGGGCCTGGAAAGTTTTGCCAACAAGATGCCGAATGAGCTCTCTGGCGGCATGCAGCAACGGGTCGGAATCGTTCGGGCGCTGTTGCTGAACCCGGATATTCTGTTGATGGATGAACCTTTCTCGGCACTCGATGCAATGACTCGGGAGCAGATCGGGTTCGATCTTCTGAAAATCTGGCAGGAAAACCCCAAGACCGTGCTATTCATTACCCATTCCATCGCCGAAGCCGTGCTGCTGGCAGACCGGGTGCTGGTGATGAGCAAGCGCCCCGGTACCGTGTTGGAGATGGTGGATGTGGACCTGCCTAGGCCACGCACGACCCAAACCATATCCGAACCCAGATTCGGCCAGTTAACTGAGCGACTGAGGAAGCATATCTATGAGCCTGAAGCTTGA
- a CDS encoding ABC transporter substrate-binding protein has protein sequence MHKGFKRSILIAASLAGGLMAQAALAADKVVYQLDWLPGGDKSPVYVGVQEGFFEAEGLEVKIASGRGSTDAITKIATGQADIGSADIGALMAAKVQDNSLPVTAVYSIFNQAPHAFFTLQKADISEMTDIEGKKVATSPFTSSNAFLPLVLKENGMAEDAVSLTKADPGALGPMLMNGGTDAIIAWVTNIALFADQAKATGNELVVLPWSDAGLELYSASVVASEAFLSERPDVAKRFLRAFDKSLKFTSENPRKAAEALNSMVPEVDVDVATGQIGDTMKLVMNDVSDRDGLGALTEERVALTWSWVAQAEKLAGDALDPEIIIDRTLFEAL, from the coding sequence ATGCACAAAGGTTTCAAACGCTCGATTCTGATCGCTGCCTCACTGGCTGGCGGGTTGATGGCTCAGGCAGCATTGGCGGCCGACAAAGTGGTTTACCAACTGGATTGGCTGCCAGGGGGGGATAAGTCACCGGTGTATGTAGGTGTACAGGAGGGATTCTTTGAAGCCGAAGGCCTGGAAGTCAAAATCGCCAGTGGCCGGGGTTCGACCGACGCGATTACCAAGATTGCCACCGGACAAGCCGACATCGGCAGCGCAGACATCGGGGCGCTGATGGCAGCCAAGGTCCAGGACAATAGTCTGCCGGTGACAGCCGTCTATAGCATCTTCAACCAGGCACCTCATGCGTTCTTTACCTTGCAGAAGGCCGACATCAGCGAGATGACGGATATCGAGGGCAAGAAAGTCGCTACATCACCGTTCACATCCTCCAATGCGTTCCTGCCGCTGGTGCTAAAAGAGAACGGCATGGCTGAGGATGCGGTGAGTTTGACCAAGGCTGACCCAGGTGCCCTGGGGCCGATGCTGATGAACGGTGGAACCGACGCCATCATTGCCTGGGTCACGAATATCGCCCTGTTTGCAGATCAGGCCAAAGCCACCGGTAACGAGCTGGTGGTACTGCCATGGTCCGATGCCGGACTGGAACTTTACTCGGCATCCGTGGTGGCCAGCGAGGCCTTCCTGAGTGAGCGTCCGGACGTGGCCAAGCGCTTCTTGCGGGCTTTTGACAAGTCTCTCAAGTTCACCAGCGAGAATCCGCGCAAGGCAGCCGAAGCTCTGAACAGCATGGTGCCGGAAGTGGATGTCGATGTAGCAACCGGCCAGATTGGCGACACCATGAAGTTGGTTATGAACGACGTCAGCGACCGGGATGGCCTGGGAGCCCTCACTGAGGAACGTGTGGCGCTGACCTGGAGCTGGGTGGCGCAAGCCGAGAAACTGGCCGGTGATGCACTGGACCCGGAAATCATCATCGACCGGACCCTTTTTGAGGCGCTGTAA
- a CDS encoding nucleoside deaminase produces the protein MMQKVIAMANGLAEDGVHPFAALLVDSEGSVLMEQGNAYLPDRDMTGHAERVLMTRASKAWRPDFLAGCTMYVSAEPCCMCAGSAYWAGLGRIVYGLSEHRLKNITGNHPENPTLDLPCRQVFDSGQREVEVIGPVLEDDAAKVHEVFWQKHGQ, from the coding sequence ATGATGCAAAAGGTCATCGCCATGGCAAACGGGCTGGCGGAAGACGGAGTACATCCGTTTGCCGCCTTGTTGGTCGACAGTGAAGGCTCTGTCTTGATGGAGCAGGGCAACGCTTACCTCCCGGACCGTGATATGACAGGTCATGCCGAGCGCGTTCTGATGACTCGGGCCAGCAAGGCCTGGCGTCCAGACTTTCTGGCCGGTTGCACCATGTACGTATCCGCAGAGCCTTGTTGCATGTGTGCCGGTTCGGCCTACTGGGCCGGTTTGGGGAGAATAGTCTACGGGCTCAGTGAACACCGGCTGAAGAACATTACCGGCAACCATCCCGAAAATCCGACGCTCGATCTGCCCTGCCGGCAGGTGTTTGATTCCGGACAGCGCGAAGTCGAGGTGATCGGGCCGGTCCTGGAGGACGATGCAGCAAAAGTGCATGAAGTATTTTGGCAGAAGCACGGACAATGA
- the wrbA gene encoding NAD(P)H:quinone oxidoreductase, whose protein sequence is MTASRVTVVVDSRYGSTLALARAVASGALSEGAEVRLCRVAIDEPEFSVDSERADFIAAQAEFRALPRATADDLDWAKGIVWGSPTRYGLMSTPLRAFIDEVAPLWRQGALIGKVGAAFTSTGGMHSGNEMTLLSLLLPFMQHGMVLAGVPHSVPELVRTEKGGSPYGATTVTGFDGNRGVDENELAIARALGARVARLSGWVTLEPSSVELAAYAT, encoded by the coding sequence ATGACAGCAAGCCGTGTCACCGTGGTTGTTGATTCCCGATACGGCAGCACACTGGCGCTCGCCCGAGCAGTGGCGTCAGGCGCATTGTCGGAAGGTGCGGAAGTTCGTCTTTGCCGAGTGGCCATAGATGAGCCCGAATTCAGTGTGGACTCGGAACGGGCTGATTTTATTGCGGCCCAGGCAGAATTCCGTGCGCTACCCAGAGCCACTGCCGATGATCTTGACTGGGCAAAAGGAATTGTCTGGGGGTCTCCCACCCGATATGGGTTGATGAGTACACCGCTTAGGGCGTTTATCGATGAAGTGGCACCTCTTTGGCGGCAAGGTGCCTTGATCGGCAAAGTGGGGGCTGCGTTTACCTCCACGGGAGGTATGCATTCTGGAAACGAGATGACGTTGCTCTCTCTTTTATTGCCCTTCATGCAGCATGGGATGGTGTTGGCCGGTGTTCCCCACAGTGTTCCGGAGTTGGTGCGGACTGAAAAAGGAGGTTCGCCCTATGGGGCGACAACGGTTACTGGATTCGATGGAAACAGGGGAGTTGACGAGAACGAACTTGCCATTGCCCGTGCATTGGGGGCAAGGGTGGCGAGACTGTCAGGCTGGGTAACACTCGAGCCATCGTCGGTTGAACTTGCGGCATACGCCACCTAG
- a CDS encoding ABC transporter ATP-binding protein, with protein sequence MTADKVTPLNPAREPNVMAPAPEALAPGRPVLQVDGVNKIYSNGTVALKGADLTIKQGEFVSLLGPSGCGKSTLLRIMAGLGEVTTGTVKWWEQDYGVVGSKGRKLAFVFQNATLMPWARVRKNIRLPLDLDHAGNAPEVEKKIDDALDMVGLTGFDESFPRELSGGMQMRASIARAMVTEPNLLLMDEPFGALDEMTRNKLNDDVLKLWREKGWTIVFVTHSVYEAVYLSSRVVVMAARPGRIVDDIEIKEPYPRSPDFRVSTEFAGYCRQVSMALERASAMGESKEGSDS encoded by the coding sequence ATGACAGCGGACAAAGTAACACCCCTGAATCCGGCCCGGGAGCCGAATGTTATGGCTCCAGCGCCAGAGGCGCTCGCCCCGGGCAGACCGGTCCTGCAGGTGGACGGGGTTAACAAAATCTACAGCAATGGCACGGTCGCTCTGAAAGGAGCCGATCTGACTATAAAACAGGGGGAGTTCGTCAGCCTCCTGGGGCCTTCCGGGTGCGGCAAGAGTACCTTACTCCGGATTATGGCGGGCCTGGGTGAAGTGACCACCGGTACGGTCAAATGGTGGGAGCAGGATTACGGAGTGGTTGGCAGCAAGGGCCGGAAGCTGGCCTTCGTGTTTCAGAATGCCACGCTGATGCCCTGGGCTCGGGTACGTAAAAATATTCGTCTCCCGCTGGATCTGGACCACGCTGGTAATGCACCGGAAGTCGAGAAAAAGATTGATGACGCCCTCGATATGGTGGGCCTGACGGGGTTTGATGAGAGCTTCCCGAGAGAGCTTTCCGGCGGCATGCAAATGCGAGCGTCCATCGCCCGGGCCATGGTAACCGAACCTAACCTGTTGTTGATGGATGAACCTTTCGGAGCCCTCGACGAGATGACCCGCAACAAGCTGAATGACGATGTTCTGAAGCTCTGGCGAGAAAAGGGCTGGACCATTGTCTTCGTGACTCACAGTGTTTACGAGGCGGTCTATCTGTCCAGTCGGGTGGTTGTCATGGCGGCTCGCCCCGGACGGATCGTGGATGACATCGAAATCAAAGAACCCTATCCCCGTTCCCCTGATTTCCGGGTATCCACCGAATTTGCCGGATATTGTCGGCAGGTGTCGATGGCTCTTGAGCGAGCCAGTGCCATGGGAGAAAGCAAAGAGGGGAGTGATTCATGA